The stretch of DNA CCGGGCATAACTCCCCAACTGCCGGTGCGCCTCTATGGCTTCGCTCCCCAGCTCAGCCATATCCCCTACTACCAGTACCTTTTCACTCCGGTACTTACTCAACAAATCAATAGCGGCCCGAAACGATGCCGGGTTCGCGTTGTAGGTATCATCGATAATCCGGCAGCCACCCACGCCTTGCAGGGACACCCCTCGTCCGGCAACAGGACGGGCCGCTTCCAGGCCCGCAACCACCTGCTCGACTTCGGCACCGGCTGCGATTGCCAGGCCGGCCGCCGCCAACGCATTGGAAACATTGTGTTCACCGGCTAACCCCAGCGCCACCGGGTATTCTGCACCGCCGTAGCAGAGGTTGAAGGTACAGCTCTCGCTGTCTGCGTGGATATTGGCCGCGTGCAGGTCTGCCTCGTTACGCCGCACCGAGAAGCAGATGATTCGATGCTCACCGCACAGCCCCTGCCAATACTCGTAAAACGGATCATCCAGGTTCAGGACCGCAGTGCCATCACTGGTCAACCCTGAAATAATTTCCCCTTTAGCCTGGGCGATAGCGCGCAGGGAGCCAAAGCCTTCGATGTGCGCTGCCGAAACGTTATTGACCAGAACAGCATTTGGCTCGACCAGGGCAACGCTGTATTCGATTTCACCCACAGCACTGGCACCGAGCTCAATCACCGCATACCGGTGCTGGTCCTCAAGCTGGCTAAGGGTCAAGGGAGCGCCGAAGTCGTTATTGAGGTTGCCACGGGTCGCATGAACGGAACCCATCTGTGCGAAGATTGAAGCGCAGAGCTCCTTGACAGTGGTTTTGCCACAGCTACCGGTGATGGCAACCACTGGCCCCTTAAACTGGCGTCGTACCCACCGCCCAACCTGGCCCAAGGCGAGCCGGGTATCGGCCACCTGCAGCTGTGGCAGCAGGGTATTAACGGGCGTCCGCACAATAGCGGCGGCCGCGCCTGCCTCACGGGCTGCTTCTACAAAGTCGTGACCATCGAACGAGGGCCCTTCAATAGCCACAAACAGGGCACCGGGCTGCAGGGTACGGCTGTCGATACTGACGCTGGAGAAACCGACATCGTCACCAAAGAGTTCGGCATCCAGAACGGGCTGCAATTGACTCAGCAAAGGGTGACCTATCATGACTGTGCTCCTTGCCACTGCTGCAGAGCCAGCTCGACCTGCTGCTGGTCACTAAAGGGGTAACGCACGCCCTTGATCTCCTGATACGCCTCATGGCCTTTGCCCGCCACCACCACGATGTCCTGTGGCGACGCGGTGGAGACTGCTGCGGCAATCGCCGCGGCACGATCACCCATGCTCAGGGTACGGCTGCGTGCCGCTTCGTCCGCACCAAGCAGGACATCCGCAATAATCTGTTCAGGATCTTCAGAGCGAGGG from Aestuariirhabdus litorea encodes:
- a CDS encoding UDP-N-acetylmuramoyl-tripeptide--D-alanyl-D-alanine ligase; translation: MIGHPLLSQLQPVLDAELFGDDVGFSSVSIDSRTLQPGALFVAIEGPSFDGHDFVEAAREAGAAAAIVRTPVNTLLPQLQVADTRLALGQVGRWVRRQFKGPVVAITGSCGKTTVKELCASIFAQMGSVHATRGNLNNDFGAPLTLSQLEDQHRYAVIELGASAVGEIEYSVALVEPNAVLVNNVSAAHIEGFGSLRAIAQAKGEIISGLTSDGTAVLNLDDPFYEYWQGLCGEHRIICFSVRRNEADLHAANIHADSESCTFNLCYGGAEYPVALGLAGEHNVSNALAAAGLAIAAGAEVEQVVAGLEAARPVAGRGVSLQGVGGCRIIDDTYNANPASFRAAIDLLSKYRSEKVLVVGDMAELGSEAIEAHRQLGSYARQQGIDALYAVGPLSAEAAWAFGAGAFSTLDKQELISALTKRAASGVTFLVKGSRSSKMEEVVAAMSNEVSGGAH